The following DNA comes from Augochlora pura isolate Apur16 chromosome 6, APUR_v2.2.1, whole genome shotgun sequence.
aatatttaccttACTGGAGGATAGATTTGAGGAAGCCTGTAACTTGCGCGTTGGAAAAAATCTGAACCTGAATTTCTCTTGCAATGATGTAGCATGGAACTTGATCGATGGTAAGTAAACAATAGCTGTTCGATTAAATTGTGTAAATTCAAATAACTAAAAGTCTGGATAATACTTGCGTTATCCAGATCATATATTGGCAACTGCAGCCACAAATGGCGCAGTGGTGGTTTGGAACTTGAACAAATCCTCACGATCCAAGCAAGAACATGTTTTCATTGACCACAAGAGAACTGTAAATAAAGTTAGCTTCCACATGACTGAACCTATGTGGCTAATATCTGGTTCCCAAGATGGCACCATGAAATGCTTTGACTTGAGAATAAAGGAGGCTGCTAGAACCTTTTATAGGTAATCTGTTCCttccaaatttttttattggacAATATCATAGTGAAAGGTATTAGAAAATGTCCAAAATTTCAGTAACACGGAATCCGTGCGCGATGTGCAATTCTGCCCTCATGCTCCGCATACTTTCGCCGCCGTTTCCGAAAATGGCCACGTGCAGCAATGGGATTTGCGCAAACCGGACCGCTATTTCCAACATTTCACCGCTCACAGCGGTCCTATATTCGCGTGCGATTGGCATCCTGAAACTATGTGGCTTGCGACTGCTTCTAGAGACAAAACGATCAAAGTAATCCTCCATTTTTTTGTACCATATCGAACTTCGCAATATTGTGGCGATAGCAGcgctttttatttcgaaactttGTACTCTTAGGTGTGGGATTTGTCGGGTAAACCCAGTTGCGATTACGTGATACACACGATAGCATCGGTGGGCCGCATAAAATGGAGGCCTCAGAGAAAGTACCATATATCCAGTTGCGCGCTTGTCGTTGACTGTAGCATAAACGTATGGGACATACGCAGGCCATACATTCCTTTCGCAAGCTTTAACGAGCACAAAGATGTCCCGACTGGTGTGGCTTGGCGAGGCAATCCGCAATCGTTCCTGTCGACCAGCAGAGTAACTCGTCAATTAGAAATAACGTTAGGTCATCTCATAAATATTGTGATGCTACTTTCAAGTGTAATATCATACACTTATGGGAGGACCTAACAGTTACAAGGTATCTCGCTTGCCGCGCATAATTAACAAACTGTTACTAATACAGGACTGCACCCTGTATCACCACGTATTCAAAGACGCGACTAGACCGGCGAACAAAGCGAATCCACAAGGTATTGCATTGAATCCGAAAGGAGATATTGCGTTTGCTTGTAAAGTAAATGTTCATGTTACAACCACAATGAAACAGTTGACTAATATTATGAGGTTAATAAATCCGCCGTATACTAAACGTCCGAGTTCACCAAAGGGGGCTTAAAATGTTCCTTAACGTTCTATTGTAGGAAAACTGCTGCAACGAACGATACGTTTTGCATGGCTTCCAGCGTGATGCACAGATTCGTTCTAAGCGTGCCACGGGAACCAAAATGGTTCAAGGTTTGCGCGGAGGGATACTTGCTATCTGGTCGACTAAACGATATTTGCGATCATAACGCGGCGGTCGCTAGAAACGCCGGGCGAAACGACGTAAGTAATTCACCGCTATGGTAGTATGCCTTCGTTCCGCTGGCTTTACTAACTTTTAACAGATCAGTACGGTATGGAGTATCATAAAGACCTTGTACGCGAACCCTATGGGGTCGATACTGAAGACGCCTCCGACCGCATCTAAGGAGGATATCGTGAATACCTTGAATTTGGCACAGATTACGATCGGACCCAGCATAGATCAGTTGAACGCAGGTACAAGAAGCGTCTTCGAGACGCTGTACTCTCTTCCAATCATTATCGAGTCGAGATCGTAATAATAGTTCTTTCAAAGGACACGAGAACGATGCGAAGTCTTTGCAAGGAGAAGTAACAGGAGCGGCTAGCGGAGGCGACGACGAGACCGAGACCGACGAGACGCCGGAGAATCAGCACTCTATCGGGTCGTTTTTGCCGAGGTTAGCATTCCAATTATACTCGATCGACGTTAATACGTTGTCTTAATCACAATGTCGTAACACGCAGCTACAAAAAGGCGTTCATCGACAACAAAGGGTCAGACACGAAGGGAGACTTTCTGTTCGGTGAAAGTGAGTTCGAACCGGTGACTATGGAATACAGTTCCAGCTATATACAGAACATAATGAACAATGAGAACGACTGGACATTGTCTAAGGAAGCTTTTCCCTTACGTCACGAGATTAAAGACAGATCACCGCCACCGGAACAGTTTCCGAATCACCCTCCGGACATTAACGAGGACTGCGCATCCTTAATGATCGAGGACCAGCCGAGTCAATTGATCGTTTCGAACATACCGAAACCACAATTCTGGGATCCGACAAATTTGATCGAGGAGGCATTGAAACATCACGCCGCGCTCAGAGACATACAGACATCAGCGTCGATTTTGATCGCATTGGGGGAGAAACGAAAGAACTTGAACATCGAGACAGCTGTCCAGGAACATTGGATTCTGGACTATCTGGACATGCTGGCTAGGTTCAAGCTCTGGAATGTGGCTACACAGGTTTGTCGGACATTTAATCTGTGCAATTGGCCACTTGTGACAGCGGTATTGCTTTTCTACAGATCATCCAATCGATGTGGATACCATCGGTGTCGCAGCTCAATCAGCAATCGACGGTGATTCACGCGTGTTGCTTAGCCTGCTCGAAACCGCTGCAGAGAGCTGCGTGGTTATGCGACCGGTGTCACTCCTCACATCATGCACTTTGTTCGGTTTGTCATCAAGTGAGATATCCTATTTTGTTCACATTCTTGACCTAATCCAATTCTTAACCCCTTGGGTACGgatttatttgagaaaatatttgcatgtgGAGCGGCTATAATTTTTGGTTGCTTGGAGTAGTATGTAAAAGCAGTACATTTtacgtaagaatttatttatttctaaaatattggtGACATATGTAGTATTAAGATGTCTTCAAGTAactaaaattgcaaaacaaaaataaacgttttagGCACGTCATCCGCTTCTAGGAAAAACAAGTGAATGACGTCTCTCAGACGTCAAATGTACCCAAGAGTTTAATTTTTGCTTTGACGTCTTAAACTCGTCATCCGCTCCTAGGGGAAAAGAGTGAATGGCGTGTCTCAGACGTCAAATGTACCCAAGGGGTTAATCCAACATTGTGGCCATCGTTTTTTCTATAGGTGGTGCGAGGCATGTACGCGTGGTGTCAAGGATGCACCCATGGGGGTCATGTTTTACATATGAGCGAGTGGTTCCGGTGCAATCGGCAGTGCCCCACCGGTTGTGGACATATGTGCGAATATACTTAAGACTGTCGACAGTGATCTCCGCTTGTTGTAAGTTTTCTGCGCCCATGTACATAACTATTAGGCAGTACTTATGTTGACAGAACAATGTTAGACACGTAGCGTGCTTTGTGAATCGACAAgtctagaaattaaattatttattgattctgcttttgtaaattatatattacagcaTACATACGAGACTTCCTCGTTTTTCTTAGTTCTCTATTATCGCGTAGTCGCGCGATATTAATGAATGGTTCGACGCTTCTCGCGTCGGTGGTGTGTAAAAcaaaacgtataaaaatacacTGCTGTTTTGAAAATAGGCAGTTCTTTAGATTGTAATATAATCCTATCGGcgtagcaattttatttacaaaactgtCGAACGCGAGTTAATCGCGCCAGTGATTAGTGCGATAGTCATCACCGTATACCTTAACTATTCTTTTGCGCGACTTTGGTTATGACAGTCTTCACTTCGGTGTATCCTTCGAGACCGTAGACTCCCATTTCCCTTCCGTGGCCAGACATCTTGTAACCACCGAACGGCACTTGGGGTGCCAACGCGTTGTACGTGTTCACCCTGAAAGCGACGCCAACATCGTTGTTAAAAGAACAGCACTGCAACTCTTTCCAATTCCATGCAGACTCATAACCTTGAAATACTCACCAAACTGTGCCAGCTCGCAGACCTTGGACGACATAATTTGCCTTGTCGATATCTTTCGTGAACACTGCAGCCGCTAGACCATAGTCCGTATTGTTGGCTCTGTGAATCACTTCGTTCAAGCTGCTGAATTTCAGGATTTGTTGAACCGGCCCAAAGATCTGCGGTTAAGTCACGTTCGTTGGTtacagtttataattatataagctAATTAGGATTATCTTATCTCGATCAGGTATCCTACCTCTTCCTTGGCAATCGTCATTTCATCCGTAACATCGGCGAACACCGTAGGTGCGATGTAATATCCTTTTTCACCCTTACGAGATCCACCGGATACTAAATTCGCCCCTTGTTTCTTGCCCGACTCTATCATTGACAATATCTTTTCCGTTTGTTCCCGGTCGATCTAgttatgtaaaaatgtatGACCCAGTATAGATTGTGAGTTATTAACATATTACCGTATTTAGACAGGGAAAGTTTCCTTTGACTGCTCGAAAAATGCCGGAGACATAAATAGCGtttttacatattatgtatatagcACATCTGTTATAACATACGTCCAATGCGACATTCAAAGTGGTTTTCATTTAGCagaataataatcattatacaAAAAGCCTTTAACTTGTATAAAAagctatttgatattttaaaacaacgtTTTGTTCGACATTTTAGCGAAGTAGAATTGTTTAATCTTTTTGTAAAGTGATGCAACAGAGTCGAGATTTTAAAACAAACAGCCTGGACCGTATAATGTTATCGTCATCCGAAAATCATGGGATTCATTATCGATACCTGAGGTCCTTGCTCCACGTTTAAGTCGAACGGGTCGCCGACTATTCTAGAGTTAGCTCTAGCCGCGCTCTTCTCCACAAACTCGTCGTAAATGCTATCTTCGACGAAGGTTCTGGAGCCAGCGCAACAGCATTGACCCTGAAGCAAAAATGTCATACAGAACCGCGAAGACATCGCCCATTAACCCTTCCGCTACCGGCGATTTCTCCGCCGCGGCACTATCGCTGCAAAACATTGCTCCATTTTATGCAAAGCGATTCTCGTCAGTTGCATTTTATGGGGAGAGAATGtggtaacgaaagggttaaaacagtcTCGAAATTGCGATCGGTACCATGTTGAAGAACAGGCCGAAATGAGCGGTCTCCACGGCATGGTCGAGATCAGAGTCCTTTAAGATTATGTTCGGCGACTTTCCACCGAGTTCCAGAGTAGTCCTCTTCAGCTTGCTCATCGCAGCTCCCTTCTTGATCAATTGTCCTACCTCCGTGGATCCCGTGAATGCGATCTTGTCGACGAGATCATGATTAACTAACGCGGCTCCTGCTTTACCAAAACCAGGAACTACGTTAACGACTCCGTTAGGGAATCCGGCTTCCTTCGTCAGTTGAGCTATGTACAGAGCTGTCAACGGCGTTTGTTCCGCGGGCTTCAGAACGATAACGTTTCCTGCGGAAAGTTGTTTCGAAAGTATAACAAAACTATTACCGTGATAACTTTCTTGATAAGATAACATAGCTCGGCGCATGAAAGGTCAGCTAATACGACAACGTATGATCTCGGATCGGTGGCTACGTCAAAGAAACGTTAGgaaatactttatatttagcaTTTGCAGTCTGGGCACCCACCTGTAGCTAGAGCGGGCCCCACCTTCCAAGACATCATCAGAAGCGGGAAGTTCCATGGTATAATCTGACCACAAACGCCTACCGGTTCGTGGCGAGTGTAAGCAAAATATGGTCCGTCCATCGGTATCACTTTGCCATGGTTCTTGTCTGCCCAGCCTGCGTAATATCTGATTGCGGATATGCTAGCCGGAACGTCGAAACCGTATGCGGTCGCATATGGCTTGCCATTGTCCAGCGTCTCCAACGACTAAACATATTCGACGAAAAAATACTTAGAGTGTCGCTGCTGAAGACGACTTTTTACTGTAACGAATCGGTTCGAGCTCAAAAAAGGAGGTCGTGTATAAAATGTTTGCTATAGTTTAGATGaacaagatttaaaaaagacgCAAGAGAGCGCGCCAATTGATAAGCTGAACTGCTACGGATAAAAGAGgaactaatattataaattgtaatatgtatttgcactataaaaaaaaaaaggtaatgACGGGTATCGGATTACTGTTGCCGTTGTGAGTCATCAAAACCGTGTTCTCGTGACCTTACCGCGAGGTAGGTGCGGTCTCGTTCCATCAAATCGGCGAGCCTGTGCAACAATACACCTCGCGCTGAAGCGTCCATCGTTCTCCACGGTGAACCAAATTTGAAGGCCTTGTTGGCGGCGTTCACGGCCATGTCTATGTCAGCAGCGTCGCCTTCTTGAACTTCTGCGATCACTTCCTCGGTCGAAGGGTTCACCGTGGGGAATGTTTTCCCGTTTTTCGAATGATGCCATTCGTTATTGATGAAGATCTACAATAGATGCCCACGATTAACAGCCAGTCAACGTTTGACAGATTATTGAAGACAACTAGGACAAATAGGAAACAATTGGGACAACTAGGACGCGATTAAGACACCTAGGAGGCGATTAAGACGACTAGGAGGCGATTAGGACAACTAGGAGGCGATTACGACAACTAGGAGGCGATTAGGACAACTAGGAGGCGATCAAGCagtaaacgaaaaatattatggaACTCAAATATTTGCACCAGGATGCAAATATCTCTGGACGAGGTTCTCTACCGATAGCCTTTATTTCTAGCTACCAGCCGAGATAAGATAAAAGTATTAGCAAATCTGGTTAACCGGTGTTTGACGTACACAGATGTGCGATATGATTGCGGGTTGATTTCTTCAATACTGCCGGACGGTATCGCATACATTACAGAACGTTGGCGCCTCGCCAAATGCCGTTCGTGTCAATGGAATGCGATATACGGAGTAACTAGAAATAAACCTAGAAATAAGCGTGCGCATCCGAtcgttttgtttattttgatatCATCGCACCATAGCATCATCGTACCATATCGGTACCAGTCCAACAAAGAATCTATTAGTCGATACCGTTCTTACTTGTGTATTCGAAGGTTTCCGTTTTTAGTTAAATAGTTTTACAAGCATGAATAAATCAAACTTATCGTGTTCACATTATCCGCGTCCTATTATTATACGATATGAACACGAATGTTGTGAAGTGATATctaatatattcacttaatatattagataagaaattatttgaacgttATGCGCCatatgttacaattttgaataattatatttgcaaaattgatttgctATTCTACACGCGAAATGGAATATCGTAATCGTCGCGTACGTGCTACGTTGTTAGCGAAAGTGTTAATTGAACGCTTTAATTGTTAATCCGTATCGGGATTCTCTACGTATTACGGTGTCATAGATTGTAGAATTATGTACGCACGCGATAGTAATGACGTGCAATGACTGGTGCATATTGTTGCTCCACAGTCGTTAAAagataaatactattattatctatttaacGCTATTAAATGGTAATTACTCACGCCAGTGTACATGATTGATGGATTCTTCTCCGGCGCTGGCATGTTCGCCGTGGAAAAGTACCGTGGTAAACGGAGCTTGCTTAATGATCGAAGCATGATGCCGGTTCTGCTATGCGAATACGCTGAGGTTAACTATACCAATCGTTCAACGACGTCGTTCGTTTTGGTACTACCGGCGAGCGCCACACCGTACCCTAATATCTTCCACAATGCCAGATGCGCGCTTTTCATCTATCAGCTACTGCAGAACGGTCGTCTCGCGCACAGGGCCGTACAAATGCGTCGTACAGTGTTTTCCTCCTATTCACGTTTCCGGATTCGTTCAAATTTCAATCAGCatcttcgaaatttattcgtttcgcCGGCAAACGTAACATGCACCTCTCTATTCAGAAAACACCCCTTTAGTATCGTTTTCTATctaagaaaatagaattaaaggAAACAACTGTGTCGATGATTTCTGCAATTTATTGGTCAGGGGAATCTAGTTACTTGAACAGTAGGGCCATTGGCAGATCTTGTGAATCGTCTTTTGTTACTGCTGGATGAGATAAAGGTTAGGAAAGTTCCCTAGATCGTTTGTGCGTCACTGTATCCTTGTCAGAGACATAACGGTGACGAATCTTTTCGGCGggattaattagaaaatttagagAGTTACGAGATcaactttaaaatttagaCTATTTTCTGAGTAGACGATTGCGgaaattggatttttatttgctcTATGGTTTTTGGAGCATAGTAAGAAGATTTATCCTCGCATTTCTCGAGGCTACAGCTTTATTTATTAGCCAGggtcgatataaaaattgtctttgcTCCGATTGGCTGACGATTTAATGCTGAAACAGGTTTAAATGCATGGTAAAATGATGGGGTAATGGGGCTTACTCCGTGCAGTGGTGGGTCCCATTACCGTTGTAGGGTTGTCCAAGTCTTGGAACTACTAAGGATGTTTACCTCATAAGCAGCGTAGCTTTGACACCGCTGAAGGCCAGCTTGCCTGTTAACCATTGCTTGTTATATCTATCTCTAAATAGAATCTATTTCTTACTTTAGTGTCTAGTTGTTGAAAAAATAGGTGTCAgtgaattttatcaaaatcgcCGGTCTTTTATTTGCTATGCAGacttaaatcaaaattgtatgaaaaagaaacatgTGGAAACATGTGGACATAAATgtccaaaaattgttttttccCCAAAAGGAAGTCCGCTTGTGCGCCGGTACGTCGTGGGAACATGGGTGATCGCTGGGTGAGTCGCAATCAGAACGCGTCATTGCTGCGATGTTCGGGTTTTCGTATCAAATCGTTCGTTTATTAAACTCTATTCACTTTACATTAACAGAAGATTGCGTTGTACTATATGCTAAACGTAGACAACAAACGTTGAATCGTACAATCGAAACACGATCGATTTTTTACTGTAATCGCTCGAGGAAACGCGCGTTCCATTTTGTACTGCTTTCGAATGCGTCTCATGAATTATCGAATGacgtatctttttttttttatcttgcCGATGATTCCTGAATAAGAAGAACGACTGTTCCGTCGTGCCACCTCTTGGAATCTGATTCCCGAGGGAGACATAGGACAGACGACAGGGGGAGGTtggtggtggtagtggtggtggtggggggacagagacagagatgTACACATAGATCGTAGGCGGTTTGCGTGAATGGGTCTTTGAGAATCGTTTTCGCCGTCCCTGCATGTATACGCGTGGGTTTGTGAATTACGTGTTCCACGTGTCCGTGACT
Coding sequences within:
- the Wdr24 gene encoding WD repeat domain 24; translation: MISKTVCITQEGPANALALNKDNSQVVIAGRNVFKIFTLLEDRFEEACNLRVGKNLNLNFSCNDVAWNLIDDHILATAATNGAVVVWNLNKSSRSKQEHVFIDHKRTVNKVSFHMTEPMWLISGSQDGTMKCFDLRIKEAARTFYSNTESVRDVQFCPHAPHTFAAVSENGHVQQWDLRKPDRYFQHFTAHSGPIFACDWHPETMWLATASRDKTIKVWDLSGKPSCDYVIHTIASVGRIKWRPQRKYHISSCALVVDCSINVWDIRRPYIPFASFNEHKDVPTGVAWRGNPQSFLSTSRDCTLYHHVFKDATRPANKANPQGIALNPKGDIAFACKVNVHVTTTMKQLTNIMRKTAATNDTFCMASSVMHRFVLSVPREPKWFKVCAEGYLLSGRLNDICDHNAAVARNAGRNDISTVWSIIKTLYANPMGSILKTPPTASKEDIVNTLNLAQITIGPSIDQLNAGHENDAKSLQGEVTGAASGGDDETETDETPENQHSIGSFLPSYKKAFIDNKGSDTKGDFLFGESEFEPVTMEYSSSYIQNIMNNENDWTLSKEAFPLRHEIKDRSPPPEQFPNHPPDINEDCASLMIEDQPSQLIVSNIPKPQFWDPTNLIEEALKHHAALRDIQTSASILIALGEKRKNLNIETAVQEHWILDYLDMLARFKLWNVATQIIQSMWIPSVSQLNQQSTVIHACCLACSKPLQRAAWLCDRCHSSHHALCSVCHQVVRGMYAWCQGCTHGGHVLHMSEWFRCNRQCPTGCGHMCEYT
- the Aldh gene encoding aldehyde dehydrogenase, which gives rise to MLRSLSKLRLPRYFSTANMPAPEKNPSIMYTGIFINNEWHHSKNGKTFPTVNPSTEEVIAEVQEGDAADIDMAVNAANKAFKFGSPWRTMDASARGVLLHRLADLMERDRTYLASLETLDNGKPYATAYGFDVPASISAIRYYAGWADKNHGKVIPMDGPYFAYTRHEPVGVCGQIIPWNFPLLMMSWKVGPALATGNVIVLKPAEQTPLTALYIAQLTKEAGFPNGVVNVVPGFGKAGAALVNHDLVDKIAFTGSTEVGQLIKKGAAMSKLKRTTLELGGKSPNIILKDSDLDHAVETAHFGLFFNMGQCCCAGSRTFVEDSIYDEFVEKSAARANSRIVGDPFDLNVEQGPQIDREQTEKILSMIESGKKQGANLVSGGSRKGEKGYYIAPTVFADVTDEMTIAKEEIFGPVQQILKFSSLNEVIHRANNTDYGLAAAVFTKDIDKANYVVQGLRAGTVWVNTYNALAPQVPFGGYKMSGHGREMGVYGLEGYTEVKTVITKVAQKNS